The Trichoderma breve strain T069 chromosome 2, whole genome shotgun sequence DNA segment CTGCGCGTTTTTTGTTGACATGAGAGCTAACGAATGGGGGTTTCCACAGGCACATGGCAGTTCCCTGGCGGACACTTGGAGCCTGGAGAGGAGCTCCTGGATTGTGGCGCGCGAGAGACGCTTGAGGAAACGGGCCTTGAGGTTGAAGGAAAGGGTGTCTTTACTATTACGAATGATGTGTTTCTGAAGGAAGGCAAGCACTACATTACAATCTTTGCCAAGTTCGTCATGAAGGACCCGAGCCAGAAGCCAAAGGTAAGACTCTCGGGAACTATGGGTGGAAAGcatggccttcttcaccCCCTTTCCCCGTTATCAATCAGACAGAACGTCATGCTAGATGAGGTGGCTAACGGTTGGTTGTCTATAGATCTTGGAGCCACAGAAGTGCGACGGATGGTACTGGAAGTCGTGGGATGAGCTGTTGGCCATCAATgacgctgcggctgctggtACTGCAACGAACGGCCTGTTTCTGCCTCTAGTGAATCTGATCAAGAAGACATCCGACCTCAGCCTCGATGAGTTTATTAAGTCGAAAGGCTTCTGATGCTATCTACGCATCGTTCGGTTTCGACACGTAATCCTACCCCTGCTTATGATTCTTatgattcttcttcttttcttcatctttctaCTTTAATTTCcccatttcttttctcatcGGTACTCGTTGTCTAAGGtcatggatatggatatcaTGGGCGGCAGGGAGGGCATGTCTGTCTCTTCCGGATTGTGAATTTTCTGTTCTAGGGTAGGATACGACTGGTGcgataaagaaaaagacgtCAAATCATCAATTACATTCAAGTCTGGGGCGAGAGCTGCTTTGTGGCTGGAGCCTACAAACTGAGAATGAACTAATAAAATGAACGTATTGCGAAAAGATAAATGCTCATTAAAAGGCTCACTAGAATTCATTGGTGATGCGTGCTTCAATGATAGTTACCAAGTAGTAGTGACTCAGGGTcagaaagacagaaagacACGACTGCATGATGTAAGTGCCAGCAGAGCTTTGAGCATATGCATCAGCATGCAGGATATTAATTGGATGCTTCTCACTCGCATGGCATAATGCAAGGCTATTTTTAGTAGAATTGATTCTGTACACGGACGCAGATGCGCACTtgctcgttttctttttagttttctttctttttcttgctcttcataCTTCTCTTAGCTAGCCCATGAAGCTCGAGTTCTCCTATGCTCACTATCAGTTAGGTATGCAAATAGCCGTACTACAGAAAGCAACAAGCTTGTACCTTGCCCCAGTTTCTCAGTGCAGAGCTACAAGGCATGCCACGCCCGTTACGTCTTATGCTTATGGCCGGGCCTCGGAGCTTCTCCCACTATTCTACATACCCACCCCCCAGTGCATTCGTAACCTAACAGTGACGAACCTCATCCAAGCCGAGCCTGTGATATGCTCCAGTAAGGCGCAACTCCATCGTGCAGGTCGCGAGAGCCGACTCCAGTCTCCGATCGTTTGACGACATGCTTCGAGCCTCGCATCCATGTCCTCGCTTTCCGAACCTCGCCGGCCGCGTCTGTTACCGCAGAACCGCAAGCTCCGTCACCTCAAGGGCCTCTCGCTGCGGAATCTGTCGTTTGCCCCCGTGCAGCTGCGCACCTCGGACGATGTCGCCCTGATTAGGAGCCCGAACAAGCTGGGCGCGCTCAAGGAGGCCGGGCAGCTGCATGGCTCGCGGTCGTCGGACAACTTGCGACACGAGGCGCTGCCCGAACGGTCTAGGTCGCAGCCGCCCCGGAGGACGAGCCTCAGCACCGTCAGCCTCAGCCCGGCCCAGAGGCAGAAGCggctcaaggagctgctggacgaCACTCTCGGGgacgtcttcttctcgctgCACGTGGCCGGCATCGACGAGCCCGTCTACGTCAGCGAAGTGCGCGAGAGATCGGCGGTATGAGCCAACGGATCCTGCGCATCATTACAAAGCTCGCAAAGGCTCCGACGCTGacttgcttttcttcttcttgtccattCTAGAACTTCAACTTCCAATTCTTCGATCTCGCATCCCGGGGAGGCGATGTCTCCAGATCGTGCCGTATCGTCATCCGAGTATGGGCCAGGCGGCTGAAGCAGACGACATGGACTTttctgctggaggagctggttgATCTCAGGAACCTCAACTTCATTGGCACGCTGCTGGACCGCCAATACCCCCCGAATGCGCTCATCTTCCACCTCGAAGACGGCGTCTACTCTTTTGACTTTCCAACGAGACAATCCGAGCCGAGAAACGCTCCTCCCGTTGCAACCTCGTCATATAATGCATTGATGAAGTTGGCCAACCTCGAGAGCTCCATCGAAGACGCCATCCAGACTCAGCAACGAATCATGGAGCAGATTAACGAGATTCTAAACAGCTCTACTACCGAGGCGCCGGACGTGGCCGAGCAAGAAGTTGCTCTGGCCCAAAAGTATGTCGCCATACAGCAGCGCACAAATAAACTTACACTGGCGAGAAGAGACGAATTACAAGAGTCGTTGCGTAAGCGGAGTGCTGCCATTGCTACGGGCAGAGAGCTCCAGGAAAAGGTAGACGAAGATATTAGAAATAACCGCGAGACGCTGCTGGCCTCCAAGCAGCTACTGGAACAgacgcagcagcaaatcCGGGGCCAGCGTCGCCGCATCTGCTCCGAGTTGGCCGACATCTTCCCCATTACACCCATACCCAATGCGCCTCCGCTTTCTTTCCAGATCTGTGACGTGCCGCTACCAAACTCGATATACGACGCCGCCACTGCCAGGACCCTCAACGAAGACGTTCTCTCAGCTGGGTTGGGGCTGGTTGCGCTAGTCACACGCCATTTGCAGCTTTACTTGGGTCATGCGCTGCCCTATCCGCTGTATCATTATGGCTCTCGCTCCTACGCAAAGGACGatatctctcttctctcggaTAAGAGCGGCTCTCGTAGAGAATTCCCTCTCTATCTTCCCAGGGGAGGATCAACCGCCCTGCAGTGGCGCTTCGAATACGCATGGTTCCTCCTCAACAAAGACATTGAAGCTCTATGTGCCTCCCAGGGCCTCAAAGTGGTCGACATTCGACAAACGCTTCCGAATCTTAAGTACCTCTTGTACGTTTGCAGCGCCGGCTCGGAAGAGGTTCCTGCGCGGAAAAAGGGCGGCGTCAGGGGCCTTTGGGCAGGGAGGCTTAAGGGGAGGCTCTCGGCTGTGCCGTCGCTGATGGACGGGGAGAGCAGTAGTGCTGCGGGTAGTAGGCGTGGGAGCTCGGATAGTGACCTTACGACCCAGCACGCTGATGCTCTGAGAAACGCCATTGCGAAGAGTAATAATGCGcatggcaacggcaacggtaATGGTAATAGTAATGGTGCAGGGGGTGATGTGGTTGATGGGGCGTGGAGTCCGGATAGAGACTTGGGCTTGCCGTTTGCTTCTGGCGATGCTAAGTTTACGCTGAGGACAAAGGGCCTTCGAGAGAATATTGCGGGTTGAAGCATAAAAGGAGGTCAGGGGCACTAAGTATGGGTGTCTTTCGAatgggagagggagggagggttGAAATATCCTTCACAGCGGCGGCAGAAGCCGTGTATCTTATATGTTCAGCGTACCAACAAAGCGATTAAATAGAGCTTGGTGAATTATTCTCATCAAATTGTATTCGTTTATTGACTGTTCAAATGTCATGAGTTGTACCCCTTATAACACTACATCTAATTGCCTTTACCCCTAATATCTTGCTGTGACAGCTGCTTAATAGACAAACCCCCCCTTTGCCCGAGAGCAAAAAACCCAATAGTTCTCCCAGAACACCATgctggaaaaaaagaaaacaaagaaaaagctgaTAAAGTTCCgcccaaaaagaaggcaTCATCCACAAGCCTCACATTTCAACGCTCCGTCCTAGCAAACTTGacgctcttcctcctctccctctcgccaGTCATGGTCCGCCCAGGACTTGAACTCAGAATGCCTCCACTGCCCTTGTTCAGCGCTTCCCTCGCCATTCCAACAGCTTTGCTCTGCAGCACGTCATTGGCATCGCTCCTGATACTGCGATCCACGCCCATGCTACTTGGACCAGTTCGCCCTGGGCTAGACCTCCGGCTGGTGCTGACCCCCGCGATTCCGTCCCGCATGCGACTACCATCCACCACGGCGTGGCTGAGCTCGTTAGCTCGGGCGGTCGCCGTCTCGCCCCTGTATTTTCCAGGCAGACAGGCATGCCCGCAGCCGTCGACGGGACAGCATCCGTCGCTGTATACGGTAGACGACGAGGTTGCCTCGGACGGGCGGAGGGCGGCGTGCCAGGTTTGCATGCACGATGCGTGGCCGCCATGGCAACAGCTGGGGCAGTACCACCACTCCGTCATCCAAGAATCGATGCTGGGAATGTCGACGACTTCGGTGGGCATCGAGCTAGCGATCTCCGCATCCCTATGTCCACATACCGCACAGGGTGTTACCGTCTGGCGACACTTTTCACACGTCCAAAAGGCAGAGTCCCCGTTACTCCGATCGATTTCTCGGGGCTTGCGACAGTTTGAGCACATGAAGCCTGCTTTGACCCCCTGTTGCGCTGGCGTGAATAAGGAGGTGTAATTCTCGCCCCAGTAGGGCAGGCCAGCAGGCCAGCCTTTGATTGCCAGATTGCGCAGAAGCGCAGCCTCGACGAAGAGGCTCATTCCCATGAGACGAGAGTGATGCTGCCGCAAGACTGCAGTTGCTTGAAAGGTGTCAATGATAGACTCGGGGACCAGGGGCTTGAGTAAGAGCACTATCGCAGAGGCGTTGAGTGCCGAAGTCCGTGACTCGAATTCCAGGGCACGCGTTATGAGAGAGTAGGGATCAAGTGGGCATGCAAGCATGCTGCGCGGCGCAAAGGTTTTGGATTCTGGTGTGTCTGTGGGGAAAGGATAAGGTCCATCACCTGGCCAGGGGAAATAATCGGTCACAACAACATTGGGGCTGGGATCGTACTCGGGGGCCGTCACCACTGGGACAGGACTGGCAGGTTTCGCCATTTGAATGTCTTTGGATGGAGTTGGGTGATGACCTGCAAATCCCTGATGGACTTCCGAGTCGGTTTGTGAAGCAAACGATATTTGAGACGGAAAAGTCTCGTCCGTGGCAGCGGTCGTCTGAGAAATCATGAAGACCTCTTCAGGGGAGTCTGCACGTGGATGAGTAGCGGTGCCATTTGACGGCCCCTTGGTTTGTTTTGGAGAATGctgctcgccatcatcgtgAGCTAAGCTAGCAAACTCTGCACCAATCTTGTTGCCTATCGCCGATATTTTTAATGATTCGGGCTTCAGCGAGCTAGGGGGATTAGACGAGTCTCTCCTCGGCGAAGTGGGATCGCTACTATCAGAGGCAGAAAACACTTGAGCAAAGCTATCAGTTGAATCATGCCGTATGGCCTTTAACCTCTGGAGCTTTTCAGCATCATCGTGAGGTTTCTTGGTCATTGGCACATCGATGGCTCGTGCTAAAGCCTCCATATCGTAAAAGTCATACCCCTCTGTGATGGAGATCTTAGATGCTTCGCTGTCATGACTCATCTCTGAAATCGGGGCTGAATCGTGACGTTGGCGTGGACTTGGACGATAGGATCCATGAGCAGAAGGTCCCAAGTTGAGGCTCTCGGGCTCGATGATGGGTGTTAATTTTTTCCCATGAAGATAATGTCGCTCGTCCCACTCAACCGTATCGCCCTCGCCCACAGGCCTCGCAAGAGGCGTTGGTACATTGGACGTGCTCTCAATTTCCTCCGACAGCAGAGACCTCGCCATTGATAAGCGGCCATCCACACTGCCGGCTTGCCCTGATGGTCTGCGCGGGGGGTCTTCGACCTTGGCGAGGCGGCTGACATGGATGTGGCTAGGCGTCTTCTTAAGACTGCCCTTTCCTTCGTCAAGACTCCTTTTACGGAAACGAGCTGTCCGAAGCCTCAGGTGGTAGTCCGCGCGTCTCTCCATTAATAGGGACATGGCATAAGCTAGGATGCGCCATGTCTGTGAGAGGCGATACAATCGGACGTTCTCCGCCGCCACAGCATACTGCTCCATGATGCCCGCCACTCGTTCGACGAGTGACTTGTCGCCTTTATCTAGAGGTAATTCTCGCTGAAGGGTTTCTAGGTAAATGCTAGAAAGATATTGGTATACACCAACCGACTTTGCAGATGGAACATGGCCGGATGCCATGCCTTGCTGGGTCTTAAACATCCCAGTAACATTGATTGACTGCTCCAAGCCGAGGACTTGCTTCCCATCATCCGATAAGCTGGGCAAGGACGGCGGAGTGGTGCTCATTGGCAAGCCAGATCTAGTGCTAAACCTCCTTTTCCGAATCGTCCGCCTTCGTGGTCCCAGAAAGCTGCCCAGCACGTCCTCTTCTGAATCACTTCGGCTGACGCTGAGCATTGGGGTATTGGGGCTTGTGCTGAAAGGAGTTCGGGGCACCACCTCGGAGTCATGGCCGACAGATGGGTGTGGCCGAGGAGGTTGTGGCCGCTCGTCAAGGAACATGACTACGTCTCCTCTGGATGAAAAGGCCATAGCAGAGGTAGACATCCGGTCGATGACCTTTGGTGCGTAGGCAACATCGCACTGATTGAACATGCCGTCCCGCCCCACCGTCCAGAGCATGTCTTGATCTAGCCATGAGAGTGCTGACGGTGAGCTGTCGAAcctctcaatctccttgtaAGGCATTGCGGGCCTTGCCAGATCCCAAATGTGGACAACCGAAGTGCCATATCGTCGATTGCTTGTCTCATCGTAAGTCACGGCAACTTGGGCAAGACGACGGGTCTGAGCAGTTGCAGACCAAAGGCCGGGTCGCCAAGCGACCGTGGTCACAGGCGCTGGTGTAGTGATGCTCCATTTGGGCTTCTGCCGCTTGTCTGCCGAGGCTCCAAAGTCCCATACGTGCAGCTTTGCATCCCAGCCGGCGCTGATCAAATGGATGCCATCCGAATGCCAGGCAATGGCGGAGCAGGATTTTTCGTGTGCATTGATCCGCAGTAAAGGCCGTGCTGCCTGCCGTACATCCCATTTCATAATCACCCCGGAATCGGTACAGCACGCCATCTCGTGGCCGACTTTGGGTGACCACTTGACTTGTCTAACTGAATCATTGGTCTTCAACTGTGAGTATCGCTGTCTAAAGGTTAGGAAGCCAGCCCGAGTCTGAAGAGGCGCAGAGACGTCAAAGACGCGAACAACTCCATCCTGACTGCCGGACAGCACCCAGCTCTTGAGATGAGGGTTCACATCCAAGCTGTTGACCTGTCGCGAGTCCTCCTGGATCTGTATGTAGTCAAGGGGATCAGATGCCCCTCCGGAGCCGAGCCTGGCAACGTCGTAGGCGAAGATCCTCCCGGCGGCACAAGCTGTGAAGACTGTCGACGCGCCTTGCCACTTGACATCGCGAATGTTGAGCTGGTCTGCAACAAGACTTCCTCCCGAACCGGACGGCTTCTGCGACGTAATTGCCGCCCTGACATCCACCCCATCGGTGAACTTGAAGCTGAAGTTAGAGTCGACAGACGAATCCGCAACTATCGTTTTGAGGACGTGAGGGCCGCCGAGGACCACGGCACGATGATCCGGCGTTATGTCGAGGCAGGCAATGGGGCTGCCAACCGGATGCACGGCATTCTGTGACTTTGAAGGCCGGAAGACGGTCGGGATGTTTCCTTGGCTGTTGGTCAGATCACCGCTGGAGGCATCTGGCGCAGCCTTGCCGAGTAGCTTGCGCATAATCCTCGAGTCGAAATGCGCCTGGCGAGCCATGCCAGTTGGCTCAATGGCGCATCGCGTGTGGACAGTGTTTGTTCTAAGACCCAATTGCGTATTGCTATGAGGCGCGCGCGGAGAAATGGCTGCGTATCTCGGATTGCTGAAGATTGGGATCGAATGTCGTCGCGATCATGCCTGACGATAGTGGGCATGAAGTCACCGAAGAGGATAAGGTGCCTGTAGCTTGCACCGACCAGGCACTTGTACACTATACCTCTGTAATAACTGGACGCTGACTGGAGAATGTTGTAGTGGGGAAATCCTGAGCCTTCAGTTACCATGTGGGGGCTGCCACCATTGATGGCAGAGGAGTTCCAAAGCGTGCTCCAAGCGCGACAAAACACATTTGCTAGGAGCAAAATGAACTCGGGGCTCATTAGATCATGTCGGGTAGCATCAGATAATATATGACTGTACTTGAGGGAATTTCTTTGATAGATGATATCTTGTACCACCTCGTGACTGCAGCTCGACTGGCTACAGTATTAGGCGAGCaacatacggagtacatacatcAAGATTTGTGATCGGATACCACATGCTTCCAAATGCCAGCGGCCATGCACAGTTTGTAGGGCACAGGCTGTGTGAAGAATAAACTTCGCGTAATAATCTTCTATTTATGTGATGGGTAGTCAAAGCTACTCAGAAAGGCTTTCAGGATATCGTATTGTTCTAGACCCAAGACCATCCAGTCTGAGGTCACGGCGTTGTGATTAATTGTATCGTATAGTTTCATTTGCATCCTAGGCGAGTCAAGAGCCAACTTGAAAGTCACCGTGCCTACTATCCATCAAATTCGACACGGCCcccttgccatcatctttatAATGGTGATAATGAGATCCCAATGGTTTCGGGCTTGACTCTGGCATCCTAGAGAGATACAGTCAGCCACGAACCAGACAATTATTCGCTTTCTAAGACCCATACCTCGCTGAATTAAATTACACATGCCGATATGCCATGACCACGGGCCATCACATCGGCCGCACACTTATTGTCCCAGTATTATTTCAAAATCTTCATGCGTCGTTGCCCTTGGCGTCGGGACTTCTGCTTCGACTGCGTCCTCTCCTGCCTCCAgctctgcctcctccctgCCTACCCTTGCCCGGGGGAGGTCTGACAAAGGCAAAATCGACTTGCACCGTTTGATCTAGCAGTTTTGTATTATGCGCCCCGTCGATTGCAGCTCGAGCTTCCTCTAGTGTTGCGTACTCTATCAAGGCGTAGCCCTGGCGGAAAAGAGTCAGTGTCCTGCTTGCAAGCCCTGGCTTTGCGACACGTCTCATACCTTGACATAACCACTGCGTCTATCGAGGTTCAAGTGAAGATTCTTGATCTCTCCATAATCGCCAAACTTGTCCTGCAAagcttcctcgtcggcctccTCGTGAACATTTGTGACAATGATAATCCATCCTTCGATTGACCGGACCGCTGTTGCCTTGGTATGCGTCTGCATTTCGGACTCGTTTcgcgttgatgatggcgcgACGTCGTCGACTTCCATTTCTACGTCGGCCATCTCGGGCAATGGCTGATGTTTGCGAGGAGAATGATGTTTGAACGAATGCTGAAGCTTTGTAGATCAGCTATTGACCGCGGGGCAGAGAAgttggatgctggatatTTATCACGTGACCGCGACAGCTCAAAGCGCTTTCTTCTATGAGATGGCATagatcatcgtcatcaaaaTTGTCGTAATTTTATCAAGAAATCGCCGGCAGAGTCACATACACATAAACTATATGGCAATATTTATTGTTGTAAACGATACGCCTAAATATCCTCTACCCATGCCGGTGTGATATGGGCATGAAGTCAGGGGCACCTATTGCTAGTTCATGGCTTGAATATTTTGAAGGCAGGCATGAAGGGCAGATATGTAAAAGATCAGCGCCGCAGATTACAATTCTTATATGTACTAGGTACTAAAACACCTCCGACAGATGGGCAGCCGCAAATCAGGACAGAATAGACGTGTGGTTGATTTCCCTCGTAGAAGCGCCTGTGATTTCAACCCATCTTAACATCACGAAAATTATCACTAATGGGACTTTTTCATCGCGGACGAATATTCGTTATATTGACGAACGACACCAGACGCCGAGTAAAGCCGTCGCGCTTCTTCGCATCTCTCAAAACTGTGGATGATGCTCAGCCTGCCAATCGACCCGACTCATTCCATTTGCCTTCTGCTGAAATCAAGCAACCATCGGAGAACGGCCCCGTTGTCAATCTTTACATCCTTCTCTCCCTAGCCATGGTCTAATTCGTTTAAGAGCCGGGGTTGGGGTTCATCTATCGCCGTCGTCAGCAACGTAACTCCGGATACTCCTATCTGTTCCGATATTCTCACCTTTCTCTTTCCACCGGTCAGAGTGACGTTGACGAATCGTCGGGTGTACTTGTGGCGCTTAAGAGCACGACCCTTGGGggtcttgggcttctcctGGGCCTCAACCTGTAGGGCGGAAAAAATGATCAGTATTTTGGGTTCGTCAGCGGGAGATGAGCGAGTCGGTTCGGCGTACTTTAGGAGTCTGAGACTTGACCTTGCCTGCAGAATAAAAAAGTCAGTGGGCTTGAAGACAAAGGCGAAACTTTTGGGGATAGTTTGGACGTACCGGCACGGGCAAGAGATCCGTGAACTTTACCCATGGTGATAGATTGATTTGGCGATGATGTGTGGACGCTGAATCTGCAGTGGCGCGGTGAGATTTTTGGGGGATTTCGCCAAATGATTGTGGGCGAGAGGTGTCTGTCACGTGAGCGGGGACTGCCCTCCCGGATTAATCTAGCCCCGACTTTTGCCGGCGAATGAGTCAAGGAACAGCGAATTTGCAGGACATTGAAAGTAAGCCCTTCTATTGGCCAATAAATGGCCCCACTCTCATCTCAACGGTGCGACGCTACTTCGATATGTTTGGCTGCATTATGTCGTCATCATTTATTTACTGCTCGCGTGAACTATGTAGAAAGTTCAAGAACATTGGAAGTCTAATCTCAAGAATGGTTGGCAGCTACCAAGATATAAACAAAATAAGCCTTGGTCGTGCAGTAGTTGGACAATATCGTTCTTTACATACATCTGAATATTGTAAATTTATTCTGGCCACAGTTGTGTGAAAGGTGTTCAAAAAATGCCTGTGTAAGGAACAAAGATCGACATGGTGAGCCTTGTTGAACAACTAGGATAGACAAAACGTTGCAGCCGGCCATATATCAATGTATTTCATGCGTCAAAGAAAAGATTGCAATGATATAAGCTCAAGTCAAGTTTCCCATTAACTTTTTGCCAGCTGACCTAAATTCTCTCATCGATTAGAGCATCTTTCGTAAAAGTTCTTTTTGAGGCATGTGAAAGTTGCAGTGACGATGTGCACCGTTAAAGACCCGCAAGGAAGCCTGCTTCGGCCTTTGAGTGCGAGCACATGTAGTCTTGACGTCACAGCCCAAACATTCAACATGAAAGTCAACGACGACATAAATCCCCGTGCTGATCCAGTAAGCTTGAACTTATTTTTAtgcaacaagcaaacaaatgAACAAATACCACAAATACCATGCTCAACTCTCATTAACTTACTTCAgcggcctcatcctcattctAGCATAAACATAATGGCGAATCCTCCACAGGCCAATACTAAACCTCTTCGCAGGTCAGCTGTCAAACCACGAAAGACATTCAGAGAACTATTTCTACATCGACTACCTAACTACAATGGACCTTACAATGTTGGATATATGGACATCGAAGTTCCAGTCCGCGATCCCCGACCTGTTTCCAAACTTCGAAGAAATGGGAAACCAGTCCTTCGACTGGACACGATCCTGATGGGAATATATTATCCGTGTGATTTACAAGCTTCTACTGGTGCAGAAAAGCCCCATCGTGTCGACTGGATGCCACGACCAAGAGCTGCAACTGCCAAGGGCTACGCCAAGTATCTTCACATTCCAGCACTGCCAGTTACCGCCTACCTTGCCTGTACCTCTCTCTTCACAAAGCTGCCTGCATTTCGAAATGCCAAACTGGCTGCTCATTGGCCGGAAGATATATGCAATGACTCTGGCCCAACCGGACAGAAGGccagagaggaagaggaagatccTAATAGTCGGCCAAAATTtcccgtcatcatcttcagccatGGACTTGGCGGCTCGCGGCTCTGCTACAGCTCAATCTGTGGAGAACTTGCGAGCTTCGGATTTGTTGTGGTAGCGATAGAACATCGTGATGGCAGCGGTGCCAGGACATATGTCAGTCTTCCAAGTAATGTTGAGGCCGCGGCTATAGAATCATCAACGGCCGAAATACACACAAATAACGACGGCAAGGAAAATGATGCCAAAGATAAGAAAGTGCAACGTCGAAGGAAAGAGGGTTTGAATCCATACTATGTTGTCGACTATATTCTCCCCAAAGACAATGCCCAGGACACCTCTCCTCATAACCGCAGAGGTGTTGATCACACTTTGAGATCGGCTCAAATTGAACTGAGGCAAGAAGAGGTAAAGGAGGCCTTCCATATTCTCGATCTACTCAATTCTggtcatggagatgatgttgcgtCTCTGAATCTCCGAAAGAAAGGCAATGTGGCATCTAGCTCCGTGGGTCTCAATGGCGTCAACTGGGAAGATTGGAAAGGCAGCATGTTTCTAAATAATGTCACCATGATGGGACACTCATTTGGAGGTGCGACTACAGTCCAGGTTTGCCGCGATCATTCGCTGGAATGGATTGGTCAGGGAGTTATTCTGGATGCCTGGGGTCAAGCAACGCCTCCAGCTGGAGAGAgtcaaaaagaaaggatCGCGAAGCCGCTTATATCAATCTCATCCGAGGCCTTCATGCACTGGAAAGACAATTTTGATAAAGTCGTCGAGTTTAGTGATGAAGCGCGTGAATCTGGGGCATTGTGCTGGATGCTCACAATAGTTGGATCAACTCATCTCGCAATGACCGATCTCGCCGTGCTTTATCCTCAATGGATGTCAATACTAATGAAGTCCATGGTCAATCCGACACGGGCAATCTCTCTCACTATCACAGCATCCTTGGAATTTCTTAAAATCGTATTGCCTCCAGAACAGACCAAATACAACATGTGGGCAGACGAGCAGCTGCTACAATCTGCAGAGCAACCACCCGAGCCCACAGAGCCTCTTCGGACGGACCACGCACCTGATCACAAATGGGTTGCTG contains these protein-coding regions:
- a CDS encoding NUDIX domain-containing protein gives rise to the protein MSAEDSSVKIKIEPASPETATQVPGDDVASTAEINKTTDQAAPMPAEFPKVAVPRVGVTAVIQNAEGKFLCSIRKGSHGEGTWQFPGGHLEPGEELLDCGARETLEETGLEVEGKGVFTITNDVFLKEGKHYITIFAKFVMKDPSQKPKILEPQKCDGWYWKSWDELLAINDAAAAGTATNGLFLPLVNLIKKTSDLSLDEFIKSKGF
- a CDS encoding vacuolar sorting 38 and autophagy-related subunit 14 domain-containing protein — its product is MSSLSEPRRPRLLPQNRKLRHLKGLSLRNLSFAPVQLRTSDDVALIRSPNKLGALKEAGQLHGSRSSDNLRHEALPERSRSQPPRRTSLSTVSLSPAQRQKRLKELLDDTLGDVFFSLHVAGIDEPVYVSEVRERSANFNFQFFDLASRGGDVSRSCRIVIRVWARRLKQTTWTFLLEELVDLRNLNFIGTLLDRQYPPNALIFHLEDGVYSFDFPTRQSEPRNAPPVATSSYNALMKLANLESSIEDAIQTQQRIMEQINEILNSSTTEAPDVAEQEVALAQKYVAIQQRTNKLTLARRDELQESLRKRSAAIATGRELQEKVDEDIRNNRETLLASKQLLEQTQQQIRGQRRRICSELADIFPITPIPNAPPLSFQICDVPLPNSIYDAATARTLNEDVLSAGLGLVALVTRHLQLYLGHALPYPLYHYGSRSYAKDDISLLSDKSGSRREFPLYLPRGGSTALQWRFEYAWFLLNKDIEALCASQGLKVVDIRQTLPNLKYLLYVCSAGSEEVPARKKGGVRGLWAGRLKGRLSAVPSLMDGESSSAAGSRRGSSDSDLTTQHADALRNAIAKRGDVVDGAWSPDRDLGLPFASGDAKFTLRTKGLRENIAG
- a CDS encoding RNA recognition motif domain-containing protein, whose protein sequence is MADVEMEVDDVAPSSTRNESEMQTHTKATAVRSIEGWIIIVTNVHEEADEEALQDKFGDYGEIKNLHLNLDRRSGYVKGYALIEYATLEEARAAIDGAHNTKLLDQTVQVDFAFVRPPPGKGRQGGGRAGGRRGRSRSRSPDAKGNDA
- a CDS encoding ribosomal protein s30 domain-containing protein yields the protein MGKVHGSLARAGKVKSQTPKVEAQEKPKTPKGRALKRHKYTRRFVNVTLTGGKRKMNPNPGS
- a CDS encoding platelet-activating factor acetylhydrolase, isoform II domain-containing protein — encoded protein: MANPPQANTKPLRRSAVKPRKTFRELFLHRLPNYNGPYNVGYMDIEVPVRDPRPVSKLRRNGKPVLRLDTILMGIYYPCDLQASTGAEKPHRVDWMPRPRAATAKGYAKYLHIPALPVTAYLACTSLFTKLPAFRNAKLAAHWPEDICNDSGPTGQKAREEEEDPNSRPKFPVIIFSHGLGGSRLCYSSICGELASFGFVVVAIEHRDGSESSTAEIHTNNDGKENDAKDKKVQRRRKEGLNPYYVVDYILPKDNAQDTSPHNRRGVDHTLRSAQIELRQEEVKEAFHILDLLNSGHGDDVASLNLRKKGNVASSSVGLNGVNWEDWKGSMFLNNVTMMGHSFGGATTVQVCRDHSLEWIGQGVILDAWGQATPPAGESQKERIAKPLISISSEAFMHWKDNFDKVVEFSDEARESGALCWMLTIVGSTHLAMTDLAVLYPQWMSILMKSMVNPTRAISLTITASLEFLKIVLPPEQTKYNMWADEQLLQSAEQPPEPTEPLRTDHAPDHKWVAVRLKIPNEFSVRVKAWFRRTWRFVICAGREVADLAHGLHDFGEQEEIWTHMCPTHEKVEEYMNQFR